The following are from one region of the Spodoptera frugiperda isolate SF20-4 chromosome 20, AGI-APGP_CSIRO_Sfru_2.0, whole genome shotgun sequence genome:
- the LOC118282470 gene encoding protein misato, whose protein sequence is MSTREILTLQFGHYANYVGAHFWNLQELSFDYTGTVKTEVNHDILYREGQTDKGEVTYTPRLLLADLKGSLKTLPEDGGLSNEIEETEFQWDAVEKIEEPAPPKNKYLEDIDSEGANALTKQYNFEQDVKTWTDYLYPRFHPRTVNVVKDYVHGDETESFDVFHAGKSLWKHDFGENFCDNIRRYVEECDSMQGFQVNFDCVDGFAGLALGCVEHLADEYTKSILAYPIIPSYFPDNNPTTQEERDKSNLKDSIRLVNTALSIQELSEHATLFVPICTGDKGWRKPGSPRKFDYLHYNPELYYHSSALLASAMDTLSQKYRHKSNIFTLSDICADLTGYGRKMASASLGMPLPLNESQYLIDFLNTTTKPIYTSITPSCKIATDKIFQLITVRGVPESYLKAPLKEAKEQMNIPAYRCSNVKEMFELYFQANNFLSATNVTVCEKPLEVKTPYPKIFSSELNKYGFIRDGNIEEKVESCVAVAGYHNGNFLSDVIEKLHRETSRIKFSKLHKFNQEGFEASEYSESLDKLAEFKDNYEDDFEL, encoded by the exons ATGTCGACTCGAGAAATACTCACATTACAATTTGGACATTATGCCAACTATGTTGGTGCACACTTTTGGAACTTGCAAGAACTCAGTTTTGATTACACAGGTACTGTGAAAACAGAGGTTAACCACGATATTTTGTATCGTGAAGGCCAAACAGACAAAGGAGAAGTAACATATACACCTCGGCTTCTTTTGGCAGACCTTAAAGgttctttaaaaactttaccTGAAGATGGTGGTCTGTCTAATGAAATAGAAGAAACGGAATTTCAATGGGATGCTGTTGAAAAAATCGAAGAACCAGCTCCGccaaaaaataagtacttagagGATATCGATAGTGAAGGAGCAAATGCACTCACAAAGCAATACAATTTCGAACAGGATGTCAAAACATGGACAGATTACCTGTATCCAAGATTTCATCCAAGAACTGTTAATGTTGTAAAAGATTATGTGCATGGCGATGAAACA GAAAGTTTTGATGTATTTCATGCTGGTAAATCTTTATGGAAACATGATTTTGGTGAAAATTTTTGTGACAACATTCGAAGATATGTTGAAGAATGTGATAGTATGCAAGGCTTTCAAGTTAATTTTGACTGTGTAGATGGATTTGCTGGACTTGCTCTTGGATGTGTCGAGCACCTAGCTGATGAATACACTAAGTCTATACTGGCATACCCAATTATACCTTCATATTTTCCTGATAACAATCCCACAACACAAGAAGAGAGAGATAAATCCAATTTAAAAGACTCCATAAGGCTTGTGAACACTGCTCTTTCTATTCAAGAGCTTTCTGAACATGCAACATTATTTGTGCCTATTTGTACCGGAGATAAAGGTTGGAGGAAACCTGGAAGCCCCAGAAAGTTTGACTATCTTCATTATAATCCTGAACTGTATTATCACAGTTCAGCTCTATTAGCATCAGCTATGGACACATTAAGCCAGAAATATAGACACAAAAGCAACATTTTCACTTTATCAGACATTTGTGCTGACCTCACAGGTTATGGCAGGAAAATGGCATCGGCTTCACTAGGAATGCCGTTGCCATTGAATGAATCCCAATATTTAATAGACTTTCTAAATACCACAACAAAACCTATTTACACAAGTATAACACCAAGTTGTAAGATTGCTACAGACAAAATATTCCAGTTGATCACAGTGCGAGGAGTACCTGAGAGCTATTTGAAAGCACCCCTGAAAGAAGCCAAAGAACAAATGAATATACCAGCATACCGGTGCAGTAATGTAAAGGAGATGTTTGAACTATATTTCCAAGCAAATAATTTCCTTTCAGCAACAAATGTGACTGTATGTGAAAAGCCTTTAGAAGTGAAAACACCATATcccaaaatattttcatctgAACTCAATAAATATGGTTTTATAAGAGATGGAAATATTGAAGAGAAGGTTGAGAGTTGTGTTGCAGTTGCAGGGTACCACAATGGTAACTTTTTATCAGATGTTATTGAAAAACTTCACAGGGAAACCAGTAGGATTAAGTTTTCTAAACTGCACAAGTTCAATCAAGAAGGGTTTGAGGCTTCAGAGTACAGTGAAAGCTTGGATAAGCTTGCAGAATTTAAAGATAACTATGAAGATGATTTTGAATTGTAA